Proteins encoded within one genomic window of Setaria italica strain Yugu1 chromosome IV, Setaria_italica_v2.0, whole genome shotgun sequence:
- the LOC101785371 gene encoding uncharacterized protein LOC101785371 translates to MAKGEQPKLAIALTSTAVTPEAGNNHSEDSNTHGGSTEELGTVTGNTRQESRVTADFELLWRLRKYLLLLGTLAVSVTYNAGLTPPGGFWLNNTKKGRDGHHAGDSVLRALFFQRHEVFFYCNATAFAASLVLIIFLLSKNVTRQKLWLRSMQLTMILDLFSLMGAYAAGSCRAVKSSIYIWVLVFAVFVYIMIHILVFILVVPKFFSEKRFVPKWLKEKVHSVQGWILSKCHKSQRNSPQEKDIDEARKFIFMLVTFAATVTYQAGLSPPGGFWAENEQNKIPATSMLRSKNLARYNTFVTFNSTSFVASLVTIILLLSPELSGHGIRSKAVTVCVVVDILGLIGAYAAGSCRSMVTSFGAILLAVVVWIFFAVLAGTFVNRSVAAWFEKIRPDFMKCINKLGRVISLNFGSSRSINTVGENSVASHRQTAGCETEPESASVPECQLAYNQQVSNTKEGESSREHQSPGKQQTANNEEVGSSSEDAFVNDKQAANSNNVMCNLEGQSSDHNSIANEAMPEIKTENIQVASMEEKSSLVDDLMTPNTIAGMSNHEHQLDDNQTVENMIGQSLSTDDHESIFMPVECLPEDKLLANNHNGATNNLKEEKESLEKPMVSIEIEEVENKNATRPIENGNTGMHEVAPRQYASNGNAGANPTDEHLKKSRTYLLLLAILAVSLTYQSGLNPPGGFWSQRENNNSTRDPIPKNNHHRPYHLPGDPVLEDTHHPRYITFFYLNAIAFVASLVMIIMLLNRRMSNKVIKRYALQITMIVDLLALTGSYAMGSCRETKNSIYIWLLVCLVLAYVAVHVLISIHMVPEGCRKAVANKLENFSCRYIWTKASFGHNQRSDVNDNDCELGHNQEGDADDRNWERRRNLLLMLAVLAATVTYQAGMNPPGGVWSDDKAVSGKPGDPILQQNNLKRYDVFYYSNSLSFVSSVVITILLVNKESCEHGIKSYALRVCLVVGLVSLLIAYSAGSCRKARESIYLIIIAVAVLIALVAQVLLLSSAQDGLRGPTGESIERVLQLLFGKESSWHGTTSKQQESSGHPEKNVRKRHKYLMLLAILAASITYQAGLNPPGGFWSDDDEGHVEGNPGLKPPGVLWSDNKGHLAGNPVLLDINPQRYEIFFCFNSISFMASIVVIMFLLNKSARKKSVPLEVLHLIMILDLLALMTAFAAGSCRKFRTSVYVYALVVGVVVYLVIVILLSTGIAKCLRPPERSRFPSQRSPIRDSATSTLIPEDQD, encoded by the exons ATGGCAAAGGGCGAGCAGCCCAAGCTTGCCATTGCTCTGACCAGCACCGCTGTTACTCCAGAAGCAGGAAATAATCACAGTGAAGACAGCAACACTCATGGAGGCAGCACAGAGGAGCTTGGCACGGTCACCGGCAACACCAGGCAAGAATCCAGAGTCACTGCAGATTTTGAGCTCCTGTGGAGACTGCGTAAGTATCTACTGCTGCTTGGAACTTTAGCTGTTAGTGTTACATATAATGCTGGATTAACTCCACCTGGAGGGTTCTGGTTAAACAACACAAAAAAAGGGCGTGATGGACATCATGCTGGTGACTCTGTCCTTCGTGCTCTGTTCTTCCAAAGACACGAGGTATTCTTTTACTGCAATGCAACAGCCTTCGCTGCATCACTTGTCCTAATCATCTTTCTTCTGAGTAAAAATGTGACAAGGCAGAAGTTATGGCTCCGCTCCATGCAACTTACCATGATTCTGGATCTGTTTAGCCTAATGGGAGCCTATGCTGCTGGAAGCTGCAGGGCAGTAAAGTCATCCATTTACATCTGGGTTCTGGTCTTTGCTGTTTTCGTATATATTATGATCCATATCCTAGTATTTATACTAGTTGTTCCAAAGTTTTTTTCGGAAAAAAGATTTGTTCCAAAATGGCTGAAAGAGAAGGTGCACTCTGTGCAAGGTTGGATTCTATCCAAGTGTCATAAGAGCCAAAGGAACAGTCCCCAAGAGAAAGATATAGATGAAGCTCGCAAATTCATTTTCATGCTTGTGACTTTCGCTGCTACTGTCACATACCAAGCTGGGTTGAGTCCACCGGGTGGGTTTTGGGCTGAAAATGAGCAAAATAAAATTCCAGCTACATCTATGCTTCGCAGTAAAAACCTTGCTAGATATAATACTTTTGTTACTTTCAACTCGACTTCCTTTGTTGCATCTTTGGTCACGATCATACTGCTTCTGAGCCCAGAATTGAGCGGGCATGGTATAAGATCCAAAGCGGTGACTGTTTGTGTTGTTGTTGACATATTGGGCCTGATTGGAGCATATGCTGCAGGAAGCTGTAGGAGTATGGTGACATCTTTCGGTGCTATTTTACTTGCTGTTGTAGTATGGATCTTCTTTGCAGTTTTAGCTGGGACATTTGTTAACAGATCTGTAGCAGCCTGGTTTGAAAAGATCAGACCAGATTTTATGAAGTGCATAAATAAACTTGGCCGGGTCATTTCATTGAACTTTGGCAGCAGCCGATCAATAAATACAGTGGGAGAGAATTCTGTTGCAAGTCATCGGCAAACTGCAGGTTGTGAAACAGAACCAGAAAGTGCTTCGGTACCAGAATGCCAGCTTGCATACAATCAGCAAGTTTCAAATACCAAAGAGGGTGAATCCTCTAGGGAGCATCAGAGTCCAGGCAAACAACAAACTGCAAACAATGAGGAGGTTGGGTCCAGCTCAGAGGATGCATTTGTGAATGACAAGCAAGCAGCAAACAGCAACAATGTCATGTGCAACCTGGAAGGTCAATCTTCAGACCACAATTCAATTGCAAATGAGGCTATGCCTGAAATTAAAACAG AAAACATTCAAGTTGCGAGTATGGAGGAAAAATCTTCATTGGTGGATGATCTTATGACTCCAAATACCATAGCTGGTATGTCTAACCATGAGCATCAATTGGATGATAACCAGACAGTTGAAAATATGATTGGGCAATCTTTGTCTACTGATGATCATGAATCTATATTCATGCCGGTGGAGTGCTTGCCCGAAGACAAATTGTTAGCCAATAACCATAATGGAGCCACCAACAATCTCAAGGAAGAGAAAGAATCTTTAGAGAAGCCTATGGTATCCATTGAGATAGAGGAGGTGGAAAATAAAAATGCCACGAGACCTATTGAGAATGGAAACACTGGCATGCATGAAGTAGCTCCCAGACAATATGCCAGCAATGGAAATGCGGGTGCCAATCCAACTGATGAACATCTGAAGAAGTCTCGTACATATCTTCTTCTTCTAGCCATTCTTGCAGTATCCCTGACATACCAATCAGGTTTAAATCCACCAGGTGGTTTCTGGTCACAAAGGGAGAACAATAATTCAACTCGTGATCCCATCCCTAAAAATAATCACCATCGGCCCTACCACTTACCTGGTGATCCCGTCCTTGAGGACACTCACCATCCACGCTATATCACATTCTTCTATTTGAATGCTATCGCTTTTGTTGCATCCCTTGTAATGATTATTATGCTCCTAAACCGGAGGATGAGCAACAAGGTCATAAAACGATATGCACTGCAGATAACAATGATAGTGGATCTTCTTGCTCTAACAGGGTCCTATGCTATGGGGAGCTGTAGGGAGACAAAGAATTCCATATATATCTGGCTGTTGGTGTGCCTTGTACTGGCTTATGTGGCTGTTCATGTTCTGATATCAATACATATGGTACCTGAAGGTTGCAGAAAGGCTGTGGCAAATAAGCTTGAGAACTTCTCTTGCAGATATATATGGACAAAGGCTTCGTTTGGGCACAACCAGAGAAGTGATGTTAATGATAATGACTGTGAGCTTGGTCACAATCAGGAGGGCGATGCTGATGACAGGAACTGGGAGCGGAGGCGTAATTTATTATTGATGCTTGCTGTTCTAGCGGCAACAGTCACGTACCAAGCTGGCATGAACCCTCCAGGAGGTGTATGGTCTGATGACAAGGCGGTCAGTGGTAAACCAGGAGATCCAATCCTTCAGCAGAACAATTTAAAGCGTTATGATGTGTTCTACTACTCAAACTCACTCTCATTCGTGTCATCTGTAGTTATCACAATACTGCTTGTGAACAAGGAATCCTGTGAGCATGGTATCAAGTCCTATGCACTACGAGTATGTTTGGTGGTGGGCTTGGTTAGCCTCTTGATTGCGTATTCTGCAGGAAGCTGTAGGAAAGCAAGAGAATCTATTTATCTCATCATCATTGCTGTTGCAGTTCTGATCGCCCTTGTGGCTCAAGTGCTTCTGCTCTCCTCAGCACAAGATGGACTAAGAGGGCCAACTGGAGAATCTATAGAACGTGTGCTTCAGCTGCTTTTTGGTAAGGAGTCATCCTGGCATGGAACTACTTCTAAGCAGCAAGAAAGCTCTGGTCATCCTGAGAAAAATGTTCGAAAGAGGCACAAGTATTTGATGCTGCTTGCAATTTTAGCTGCCTCCATCACGTACCAAGCTGGCCTCAACCCACCAGGTGGTTTCTggtctgatgatgatgaaggcCATGTGGAAGGCAACCCAGGCCTAAAACCACCTGGTGTCCTGTGGTCTGATAACAAAGGTCATTTGGCAGGCAATCCTGTTCTTCTTGATATTAATCCTCAGCGCTACGAAATATTCTTCTGCTTCAACTCTATCTCATTCATGGCATCTATTGTTGTAATCATGTTTCTGTTGAATAAATCTGCCCGGAAGAAAAGTGTGCCACTAGAGGTATTGCACTTGATCATGATACTGGACCTGCTGGCCCTCATGACAGCTTTTGCTGCTGGAAGCTGCCGGAAATTCAGGACTTCAGTCTATGTGTATGCTCTAGTAGTCGGTGTTGTAGTATACCTTGTTATTGTAATTCTTTTGTCAACTGGCATTGCAAAATGTCTGAGGCCGCCGGAGAGAAGTAGGTTTCCCTCTCAGAGAAGTCCTATTCGCGATTCTGCAACTAGCACACTGATACCTGAAGACCAAGATTGA